In a single window of the Terriglobales bacterium genome:
- a CDS encoding YajQ family cyclic di-GMP-binding protein — translation MAENSFDIVSKVDLQEVSNAIQQALKEVHTRFDLKDSKSNIVLEGKEAIVISSVDDYKLKAVNDVLQQKLVKRAVPLRALVYGAVEPAAGSSVRQRVTMQQGIPVEKAREIVKAIKDAKKKVQASIQGDVVRVSGKDRDTLQEIMTLLRAHDFGIDMRFDNYRSN, via the coding sequence ATGGCCGAAAACTCCTTCGACATCGTGAGCAAGGTGGACCTGCAGGAGGTCTCGAACGCTATCCAGCAGGCGCTCAAGGAAGTACACACGCGCTTCGATCTGAAGGATTCGAAGTCGAACATCGTGCTCGAGGGCAAGGAAGCCATCGTTATCAGCTCGGTGGACGACTACAAGCTGAAGGCCGTCAACGACGTCTTGCAGCAGAAGCTGGTGAAGCGCGCCGTGCCGTTGCGCGCCCTGGTCTACGGCGCCGTGGAACCGGCGGCGGGCTCGAGCGTGCGCCAGCGCGTCACCATGCAGCAGGGCATCCCGGTGGAAAAGGCGCGGGAGATCGTGAAGGCCATCAAAGACGCCAAGAAAAAGGTGCAGGCCTCGATCCAGGGAGACGTGGTGCGAGTGAGCGGCAAGGACCGCGACACGCTGCAGGAGATCATGACGCTGCTGCGGGCTCACGATTTCGGGATCGACATGCGCTTCGATAACTATCGGTCGAACTGA
- a CDS encoding TatD family hydrolase, with protein MFVDSHAHLEMSQFDADREAVLERARQAGLETIVAIGSGTGPGSLDCGIQLAEQHPWIYATVGIHPHEAKLADEGDFAELARLARNPKVIAWGEIGLDYFYDHSPREVQRTVFLRQMEQARAAKLPIVIHCRPSDGSENAWDDCLALLREQWASNGLGGILHCFTGSLAHARAALEMGFLISFAGNVTFAKAENIRQAARELPLDRILIETDSPFLAPVPHRGKRNEPAFVAQVAARIAELRGLTPEEVGEATRQNFHSFFKL; from the coding sequence ATGTTTGTAGATTCCCACGCCCACCTCGAGATGTCGCAGTTCGACGCCGACCGCGAGGCCGTGCTCGAGCGCGCCCGCCAAGCCGGGCTCGAAACCATCGTCGCCATCGGCAGCGGGACGGGACCGGGCTCGCTCGATTGCGGCATCCAGCTGGCGGAGCAGCACCCGTGGATCTACGCCACGGTCGGCATCCACCCTCACGAGGCCAAGCTGGCCGACGAAGGAGATTTCGCGGAGCTGGCTCGGCTGGCGCGCAATCCCAAAGTCATCGCCTGGGGCGAGATCGGCCTCGACTACTTCTACGACCACTCGCCGCGCGAGGTGCAGCGCACGGTCTTCCTGCGCCAGATGGAGCAGGCGCGCGCGGCCAAACTGCCCATCGTCATCCACTGCCGCCCGTCCGATGGCAGCGAGAACGCCTGGGACGACTGCCTCGCGCTCCTGCGTGAGCAATGGGCTTCGAACGGCCTGGGAGGCATTCTGCACTGCTTCACCGGAAGCCTGGCCCACGCGCGGGCGGCGCTGGAGATGGGCTTCCTCATCTCCTTCGCCGGCAACGTCACCTTCGCCAAGGCGGAGAACATCCGCCAGGCAGCGCGCGAGCTGCCACTCGACCGTATCCTGATCGAGACGGATTCGCCCTTCCTGGCGCCGGTGCCGCATCGCGGGAAGCGCAACGAGCCGGCCTTCGTCGCCCAAGTCGCGGCCAGGATCGCGGAGCTGCGCGGCCTGACGCCGGAAGAGGTAGGCGAGGCCACCCGCCAGAACTTCCATTCCTTCTTTAAGCTGTGA
- the metG gene encoding methionine--tRNA ligase produces MAKGKFYITTPIYYVNARPHLGHAYTTIVCDALARYHRMLGDDTFLLTGTDEHGVNVERSATAAGQTAQHWADSVAAEFRATFDRLGITYDDFIRTTEPRHKGGAQELWRVLEKNGHIYKGTYSGQYCIYDNLYVDAAGSSAPCPECGRPTETVSEENYYFKLSAFEKKLLRYYDEHPNFIRPETRRNEVISFVRGGLRDLSISRSTFHWGVPVPDDPKHVMYVWLDALSNYITAIGYGADAKMFKRYWPADVHMIGKEIVRFHCVFWPAFLMAAGLPLPRSLFAHGWLLFEESKMSKSRGNVVRAETVVDVLGNDALRYFLLREIVFGQDGSFSFDALVHRYNSDLANDLGNLSSRTLTMIARYFDGVVPSAGKPAAAEKAVAQRAGTVIKEFRSHFERFEFSRALESAWSLVGAVNKYIVEEQPWALAEKSDKPSRARLGAVLYTAAEALRVVTALAHPVMPESTARIWAQLGLSKIDKLRLDKLAWGQLKAKTRLGKIEGVFPRADKSAIERMQKMEEERSTNAPAAPPKSEQPAAAPPAKPVAPPPSDGKISIDDFAKIEMRVGQVKVAEKVQGADRLLRLEVDIGTEVRQVVAGIAETYAPESLIGRKVVLVVNLAPRKLRGVESNGMILAASVGEKGSPVLAGFLEDVPVGARLK; encoded by the coding sequence ATGGCTAAGGGCAAGTTCTACATCACCACGCCCATCTACTACGTGAACGCGCGCCCGCACCTGGGCCACGCCTACACCACCATCGTCTGCGACGCGCTGGCGCGCTACCACCGCATGCTCGGCGACGACACCTTCCTGCTCACCGGGACCGACGAGCACGGCGTGAACGTGGAACGCTCGGCAACCGCCGCCGGCCAGACCGCGCAGCACTGGGCGGATTCCGTGGCCGCCGAGTTCCGCGCTACCTTTGACCGCCTGGGCATCACCTACGACGACTTCATCCGCACCACCGAGCCGCGCCACAAGGGCGGCGCGCAGGAGCTGTGGCGCGTCCTGGAGAAAAACGGGCACATCTACAAGGGCACGTACTCCGGCCAATATTGCATCTACGACAACCTCTACGTGGACGCCGCCGGATCCAGCGCTCCCTGTCCCGAGTGCGGCCGGCCGACCGAAACCGTCAGCGAGGAGAACTACTACTTCAAGCTCTCGGCCTTCGAGAAGAAGCTGCTGCGCTACTACGACGAGCACCCGAACTTCATCCGCCCCGAGACGCGCCGCAACGAGGTCATCTCCTTCGTGCGCGGCGGGCTGCGCGACCTTTCCATCAGCCGCAGCACGTTTCACTGGGGCGTGCCCGTGCCCGACGATCCCAAACATGTGATGTACGTCTGGCTGGACGCGCTCTCCAACTACATCACCGCTATTGGCTACGGCGCCGACGCCAAGATGTTCAAGCGCTACTGGCCCGCCGACGTGCACATGATCGGCAAAGAGATCGTGCGCTTCCACTGCGTCTTCTGGCCGGCCTTCCTGATGGCCGCCGGGCTGCCGCTGCCGCGCTCGCTCTTCGCCCACGGCTGGCTGCTCTTCGAGGAAAGCAAGATGTCGAAGTCGCGCGGCAACGTGGTGCGCGCCGAGACCGTGGTGGACGTGCTGGGCAACGACGCCCTGCGCTACTTCCTGCTGCGCGAGATCGTCTTCGGACAGGACGGCTCGTTCTCCTTCGACGCCCTGGTCCACCGCTACAACTCCGACCTGGCCAACGACCTGGGCAACCTCTCCAGCCGCACCCTGACCATGATCGCGCGCTACTTTGACGGCGTGGTCCCCTCCGCCGGCAAGCCCGCGGCCGCGGAGAAAGCCGTCGCGCAGCGTGCTGGCACAGTCATCAAGGAATTCCGCTCGCACTTCGAACGGTTCGAGTTCTCCCGCGCGCTGGAATCGGCATGGTCGCTGGTGGGCGCGGTGAACAAGTACATCGTGGAGGAACAACCCTGGGCGCTGGCGGAGAAATCCGACAAGCCCAGTCGCGCCCGTCTGGGCGCGGTGCTTTACACCGCCGCCGAGGCGCTGCGCGTGGTTACGGCGCTGGCGCATCCGGTGATGCCCGAGTCCACCGCACGCATCTGGGCCCAGCTCGGATTGAGCAAGATTGACAAGCTGCGCCTCGACAAGCTTGCCTGGGGCCAGCTCAAAGCCAAGACCCGCCTGGGAAAAATCGAAGGCGTCTTCCCGCGCGCCGACAAGTCCGCAATCGAAAGGATGCAGAAAATGGAAGAAGAACGCTCCACCAACGCGCCCGCAGCCCCGCCGAAGAGTGAGCAGCCCGCCGCCGCTCCGCCCGCCAAGCCGGTAGCGCCACCCCCCTCCGATGGCAAGATCTCCATCGACGACTTCGCCAAGATCGAGATGCGCGTGGGCCAGGTGAAGGTGGCGGAGAAAGTCCAAGGCGCCGACCGGCTGCTGCGCCTGGAAGTGGACATCGGCACGGAGGTGCGCCAGGTGGTGGCGGGCATCGCCGAGACGTACGCGCCCGAGTCGCTCATCGGGCGCAAGGTAGTGCTGGTGGTGAACCTCGCGCCGCGCAAGCTGCGCGGCGTGGAATCGAACGGAATGATCCTGGCGGCGTCGGTGGGCGAGAAGGGCTCGCCGGTGCTGGCGGGCTTTTTGGAAGACGTGCCGGTCGGGGCGAGGCTGAAGTGA
- the larC gene encoding nickel pincer cofactor biosynthesis protein LarC, producing the protein MDCFSGISGDMFLGALVDAGVPAEVLRQTVAELKVGARLEVSRVERAGISATKVDVLVRGKKDRPRESRDHDHGHHHPAPRKTASAHGHRGLKEIREIIAGAGLPAGVKTTAISMFEALGAAEAKIHNTSIEKIHFHEVGAADAIVDIVGAAVGAEILGVDEWVSSPLNVGSGTVACEHGRFPVPAPATVELLRGAPVYSSGIEAELVTPTGAAIVKTLASRFSSFPAMKIVATGYGAGKHDFHEHSNVLRLTVGEAASAGRAATQDEDTVTVLEASLDDLNPQLFGYVMERALAAGALDVFATSVQMKKNRPGMLLTVLAKPRDASRLAHLIFAETTTLGVRMREERRQVLQRRSLSVKTPWGAVRMKVASLNGSVANFAPEYEDCRRIAARRRLPLKTVMQEAVRAYLERTHG; encoded by the coding sequence TTGGACTGCTTTTCCGGAATCAGCGGCGACATGTTTCTCGGCGCCCTGGTCGATGCCGGAGTCCCCGCCGAGGTGCTGCGCCAGACCGTGGCTGAGCTCAAGGTTGGCGCACGGTTGGAAGTATCGCGCGTCGAGCGCGCCGGCATCAGCGCCACCAAGGTGGACGTCCTGGTCCGCGGGAAGAAGGATCGGCCGCGAGAGAGCCGCGATCACGACCATGGCCACCACCACCCGGCGCCGCGGAAGACGGCCAGTGCGCACGGACACCGCGGGCTGAAGGAGATCCGGGAGATCATCGCCGGGGCCGGGCTCCCCGCCGGCGTCAAAACAACAGCCATCTCCATGTTCGAGGCGCTAGGCGCGGCCGAAGCCAAGATCCACAACACCAGCATCGAGAAGATCCACTTCCACGAGGTGGGCGCCGCGGACGCCATCGTGGACATCGTCGGCGCGGCCGTGGGAGCCGAGATTCTGGGCGTGGACGAGTGGGTCTCGTCACCGCTGAACGTCGGCAGCGGTACCGTGGCCTGCGAGCATGGCCGCTTCCCTGTCCCGGCGCCGGCGACGGTTGAGCTGCTGCGCGGCGCTCCGGTGTACTCATCGGGAATCGAAGCCGAGCTGGTCACGCCCACCGGCGCCGCCATCGTGAAGACTCTGGCTTCGCGTTTCTCGAGCTTCCCGGCCATGAAGATTGTCGCCACTGGCTACGGCGCAGGCAAGCACGATTTCCACGAGCATTCGAACGTCCTGCGCCTGACGGTAGGCGAGGCGGCGAGCGCGGGCCGCGCGGCGACGCAAGATGAAGATACGGTCACTGTGCTCGAAGCCAGCCTCGACGACCTCAACCCGCAGCTTTTCGGCTACGTGATGGAGCGGGCGCTGGCCGCGGGTGCGCTCGACGTTTTCGCCACTTCGGTGCAGATGAAGAAAAACCGCCCGGGAATGTTGCTGACCGTCCTTGCGAAACCAAGAGATGCCTCGCGGCTGGCGCATCTCATCTTCGCCGAGACCACGACGCTGGGCGTGCGCATGCGCGAGGAGCGCCGCCAAGTCCTGCAACGGCGCTCGCTCAGCGTGAAGACGCCCTGGGGCGCGGTGCGGATGAAGGTGGCCAGCCTGAACGGCAGCGTCGCCAACTTCGCGCCCGAGTACGAGGACTGCCGCCGCATCGCCGCGCGCCGCCGCCTTCCACTCAAGACCGTCATGCAAGAAGCCGTGCGCGCCTACCTGGAAAGAACGCATGGCTAA
- a CDS encoding polyprenyl synthetase family protein: MATPVTSSTREVFFELLREDLAAIEREFGRDTVSGVQAITEIGEHLREGGGKRIRPALLLLTAKLFDYKGRGAIRLGAVVEIIHTATLVHDDIIDEAQTRRGRPAANTQWGNSKCVLAGDWLYMQAFKIAVQERNFKVLDVLIELTQQMVEGELLQIEKLGRLISLNEHLDLIHRKTACLFSACMRLGAILGGATEEEERTLGEYGRKVGLAFQIVDDVLDFTASEEVLGKPVGSDLREGKVTMAVIHALEHCTREERALIETVLHEGAFQSVAHPQILEVLNRYGSIEAATTLAHQLAREARDGVSDFPDSEIKRALLWVPDFVVAREK; this comes from the coding sequence TTGGCGACACCAGTCACATCGTCGACGCGCGAGGTCTTCTTCGAGCTGCTGCGCGAGGACCTGGCGGCCATCGAGCGCGAGTTCGGGCGAGACACCGTCTCCGGCGTCCAGGCCATCACCGAGATCGGCGAGCACCTGCGCGAGGGCGGCGGCAAGCGCATCCGCCCGGCGCTGCTGCTGCTGACCGCCAAGCTCTTCGACTACAAAGGTCGCGGCGCCATCCGCCTGGGGGCGGTGGTGGAGATCATCCACACCGCCACCCTGGTCCATGACGACATCATCGACGAGGCTCAGACGCGCCGCGGGCGTCCCGCCGCCAACACCCAGTGGGGCAACTCCAAATGCGTGCTGGCCGGCGACTGGCTCTACATGCAGGCCTTCAAGATCGCGGTACAGGAGCGCAACTTCAAGGTCCTCGATGTGCTCATCGAGCTGACCCAGCAGATGGTGGAAGGCGAACTCCTGCAAATCGAGAAGCTCGGCCGCCTCATCTCCTTGAACGAGCACCTCGACCTCATCCATCGCAAGACCGCGTGCCTGTTTTCCGCGTGCATGCGCCTGGGCGCGATCCTGGGCGGGGCGACGGAAGAAGAGGAGCGAACGCTGGGCGAGTATGGCCGCAAGGTCGGGCTAGCCTTCCAGATCGTGGACGACGTGCTCGACTTCACCGCCTCGGAAGAAGTCCTGGGCAAGCCGGTGGGCAGTGACCTGCGCGAAGGCAAGGTCACCATGGCCGTGATCCATGCGCTCGAGCACTGCACCCGGGAAGAGCGCGCGCTCATCGAGACCGTGCTGCACGAAGGGGCGTTTCAGAGCGTCGCCCACCCTCAAATCCTCGAGGTCCTCAACCGCTACGGCTCCATCGAGGCCGCCACCACCCTCGCCCACCAGTTGGCCCGCGAGGCCCGCGACGGCGTTAGCGATTTCCCCGACTCCGAGATCAAGCGCGCCCTGCTCTGGGTACCGGACTTCGTGGTCGCGCGGGAGAAGTAG
- the argS gene encoding arginine--tRNA ligase — MYRHFQRRLAEPIRGFLRKQYQLEIENVVVEQPPRVEMGEYALPLSFELAKKLKKAPRKIAEEIVAGVGEIPGFEKLEVAGAGYINARVKRAEMAAALCQPPEEAAALAERILVEHTSVNPNKAAHIGHLRNAILGDSFVRLLRATGCSVAVQNYIDNTGVQVADVVVGLLHLEKKSRAQVEELIEGPRFDYYCWDLYARVSLWYEEDKENLERRSEVLHAIEAGGNETAQMAELVATDIVRIHLETMQRLGVEYDFLPQESEILRLKFWDAAFEQLKQKGVLSLQSQGKNAGCWVMRRQATTTGETEDAEENQKVIVRSTGTVTYVGKDIAYHLWKFGLLGREFPCRRFYKYPSGHQCWISTATELGEADAPHFGGVAAIYNVIDSRQAEPQNQVIEALRALGYQKQADRYTHFSYEMVALTPGCAAELGYDLSEEDRGKAFIEVSGRKGFGVKADDLMDALIGSARKEVDSRHADLSDPERGQIAEQIAIGALRYFMLKFTKGSVIAFDFKEALSFEGETGPYAQYAVVRATNIFRKAGVEPEKALAEKANLAKYLSGEAGNEIWELWLAAAKLSHVVEQCIATTEPAHAAKYAFTLAQFFNNFYHRHHILHEPDAARKQFLLATAAVVRRELMRTLELMGISVPSVM; from the coding sequence TTGTATCGCCACTTCCAGCGCCGCCTCGCCGAACCCATTCGCGGATTCCTGCGCAAGCAATACCAGCTTGAAATCGAAAACGTCGTGGTCGAACAACCGCCGCGGGTGGAGATGGGAGAGTACGCGCTGCCGCTCTCCTTCGAGCTGGCAAAGAAGCTCAAGAAGGCGCCGCGGAAGATCGCGGAAGAGATCGTCGCCGGAGTCGGCGAGATCCCCGGTTTCGAGAAGCTGGAGGTCGCGGGCGCGGGCTACATCAACGCGCGGGTGAAGCGGGCGGAGATGGCCGCGGCGCTGTGCCAGCCGCCGGAAGAGGCGGCGGCGCTCGCGGAGCGGATTCTGGTCGAGCACACCAGCGTCAATCCCAATAAGGCGGCACACATCGGGCACCTGCGCAACGCCATCCTGGGCGACAGCTTCGTGCGCCTGCTGCGCGCGACCGGCTGCTCGGTCGCCGTCCAGAACTACATCGACAACACCGGCGTGCAGGTGGCGGACGTGGTCGTCGGGCTGCTCCATCTGGAAAAGAAGTCGCGCGCCCAGGTGGAGGAGCTGATCGAAGGGCCGCGCTTCGACTACTACTGCTGGGACCTCTACGCCCGGGTCTCGCTGTGGTACGAGGAGGACAAGGAGAACCTGGAGCGCCGCAGCGAGGTGCTGCACGCCATCGAAGCCGGCGGGAACGAGACGGCGCAGATGGCCGAGCTGGTCGCCACCGACATCGTTCGGATCCATCTCGAGACCATGCAACGCCTGGGTGTGGAATACGACTTTCTGCCCCAGGAGAGCGAGATCCTGCGGCTGAAGTTCTGGGACGCGGCCTTCGAGCAGCTCAAGCAGAAGGGCGTGCTCTCGCTCCAGAGCCAGGGGAAGAACGCCGGCTGCTGGGTGATGCGGAGACAAGCCACCACCACAGGGGAGACAGAGGACGCGGAGGAAAACCAGAAAGTCATCGTGCGCTCGACTGGCACCGTGACCTACGTGGGCAAGGACATCGCGTATCACCTGTGGAAGTTCGGCCTGTTGGGGCGCGAGTTCCCCTGCCGCCGCTTCTACAAGTACCCGAGTGGCCACCAGTGCTGGATCTCGACGGCGACTGAGCTGGGCGAGGCGGACGCGCCGCACTTTGGCGGCGTCGCCGCCATCTACAACGTCATCGACTCGCGCCAGGCCGAGCCGCAGAACCAGGTCATCGAGGCGCTGCGCGCCCTCGGCTACCAGAAGCAAGCCGACCGCTACACCCACTTTTCCTACGAGATGGTGGCGCTCACCCCGGGCTGCGCCGCCGAGCTGGGCTACGACCTTTCGGAAGAGGACCGCGGCAAGGCGTTCATCGAGGTCTCCGGACGCAAGGGCTTCGGGGTGAAGGCCGACGACCTGATGGATGCGCTCATCGGCTCCGCCCGCAAGGAAGTGGACAGCCGCCACGCCGATCTAAGCGACCCCGAACGCGGCCAGATCGCCGAGCAGATCGCCATCGGCGCCCTGCGCTACTTCATGCTGAAGTTCACCAAGGGCTCCGTCATCGCCTTCGACTTCAAGGAAGCGCTCAGCTTCGAGGGCGAGACCGGGCCCTACGCTCAGTACGCCGTGGTGCGCGCTACCAACATCTTCCGCAAGGCGGGGGTGGAGCCGGAGAAGGCGCTGGCGGAGAAGGCGAACCTTGCGAAGTATCTATCTGGCGAGGCAGGGAACGAGATCTGGGAGCTATGGCTGGCGGCGGCCAAGCTCTCGCACGTGGTGGAGCAGTGCATCGCCACCACCGAGCCCGCGCACGCGGCCAAGTACGCCTTCACGCTGGCGCAGTTCTTCAACAACTTCTACCACCGCCACCACATCCTGCACGAGCCGGACGCGGCGCGGAAGCAGTTCCTGCTGGCTACGGCGGCCGTCGTGCGGCGCGAACTGATGCGCACGCTGGAACTGATGGGGATTTCCGTTCCTTCTGTGATGTAA
- a CDS encoding class IV adenylate cyclase: MSSKEVEIKFLIRDPKALARKLRAAGFRVSERRAHESNTLYDLPGQVLRKRGELLRLRQYGKTWTLTHKGRGMVGRHKSRIETETELADGARMDAILRALGFEPTFRYEKYRTGWSDGKGHVLVDETPIGNVSEIEGPPNWIDRTAKRLGVALRDYITDSYVALFFAWKARSGSPAKEMTFRAVGRKP; this comes from the coding sequence ATGTCCTCCAAGGAAGTCGAGATCAAGTTCCTGATCCGCGACCCGAAGGCACTGGCGCGCAAGCTGCGCGCCGCAGGATTCCGCGTCAGCGAGCGCCGGGCGCACGAGAGCAACACGCTCTATGACCTTCCCGGCCAGGTACTGAGAAAGCGCGGCGAGCTGCTGCGGCTGCGCCAGTACGGCAAGACGTGGACTCTGACCCACAAGGGCCGCGGCATGGTCGGCCGACACAAGTCGCGCATCGAGACCGAAACCGAGCTCGCCGACGGAGCCCGGATGGACGCCATCCTGCGCGCCCTGGGCTTCGAACCCACCTTTCGGTATGAGAAATACCGCACCGGCTGGAGCGACGGCAAAGGGCACGTGCTGGTGGATGAGACGCCCATCGGCAATGTGTCTGAGATCGAGGGCCCGCCGAACTGGATCGACCGCACGGCGAAGCGCCTGGGCGTGGCGCTGCGCGATTACATCACCGACTCCTACGTCGCGCTGTTTTTCGCCTGGAAGGCGCGCAGCGGCAGCCCGGCGAAGGAGATGACCTTCCGGGCCGTGGGCCGGAAGCCCTAG